Sequence from the Candidatus Methylomirabilis sp. genome:
GAATGCCGGCAAGCTGGAGAAGAAGGTCTACCGGGTCCCCCGCGAGATCGACGAGGAGATCGCCCGGCTCAAGCTGCGCGCGATGGGGGTGAAGATCGACCGGCTGACGCCGGAGCAGAAGAAGTATCTGGCCTCCTGGGAGACCGGGACGTAGGGCGCACCCTTCCCAACTCTCCTCCGTTTGACGAAGCGGGGCATGGCCGCAGCGCGACAGACACCCCGATGGCTGGAACCCGAAGTCTGGTTGCTGGTGCTGTTGGTCGGTCTGATCTATTTCAGCCGACTGACGACCCTGACCCTCCGCGGGGAAGAGCCGCGGCGGGCGATGGTCTCCTATCAGATGCTCGAAGACGGGGACTGGGTCGTCCCCAAGATGCAGGGCGAGCCGTGGTTGAGTCGTCCCCCCCTCCATAACTGGGTCATCGCGCTCGTCGCCATGGCGACGGGAGACGTGGACCCGATCGCCATCCGCTTTCCGAGTGTCCTGGCAACCCTCCTGACGACCCTTCTGGTCTACGGCTATGCGCGGTGGTTCCTCCCGCCGCTGGGAGCTTTCGCGGCCGGGGCGTCCTTTGCCACCATGGGCCACGTCCTGGAGCTCGGCCGGCTGGGCGAGACCGAGGCGCTGTTCACCCTCCTCCTCGGCGGAGCGCTCCTGCTCTGGCACGCGGGGTACGAACGCGGCTGGCCGGCCGCGTGGACCTGGGTGGTGGGATACGGACTGGCCGCCCTGGCCACCCTGGCGAAGGCCCCCCAGGTGCCCGTGTACTTCGCCGGCTCGGTCGGGCTCTTCCTGATCCTTCGGCGGGAATGGCGGCGGCTCTTCACCGGCGCGCACCTGGCCGGCCTGCTCGCCTTTGCTGTCATCTTCGGAGCCTGGCAGATCCCGCTCTATCTCCGCCTTGGCTGGCAGGGGGTGCGGGAAATTTGGTTCTGGGAAGTCGGCCTGCGGTTCATTGGCCATACGGTTGCGACCGTGGCCATGCACCTCGTGTCGTACCCCTTTGAGTTCTTCATCGCCCTCCTCCCCTGGTCCCTGCTCTTGTCGTGTTTCATGTTCAGAGGCTTCAGGGACCGCCTGGAGGATGCCCGCTCCCCTGTGGCGTTCCTGACGATTTCTGTCCTGATCGCCATCCCCACGGTCTGGCTCGCCCCTGGGGCCCGGGGCCGCTACCTCATGCCGGTCTACCCCGGCCTTGCGTTCTTGATCGGCCTGGTGGTCCAGCGGTCTTCCGAGTCACCCGGCGGGACGCCATGGCGGCGGGTGTGGGAGTGGTATCTCAGGAGTATGGCCGGGGTCATGGTCGCTGCCGGGCTCGCAGTCTTGAGCCTCAGCCTGCTGGCGAATCCGGACGAGGTTGCCTGGGCGCAGCCTCCCCTGTTTGCCCTGGCGTACGCGCTGGTAGGCGTCGCGGCGGCACCGGTGCTATTCCGCGTCAGCCGGCGGGGAGGCGCGCCGGTCGGCGCGCGGGTGGCGATCCTGCTGGTGGCGGGTTTCATGGGGTTGACGTTTACCGGCGTGCTGATCAACAAGCACCTCAATACGAGCGTGGACACGGCAAGCGCCGTCGCGCGCCTCAAGCAGGAACTGCCGCACGGCCATCGCCTGGTCAGCGTCACGCCGGTGCACCCCCTCTTCGTCTACTACTACCGCGACCCCATCGCCCTCGTCGCCTGGCCCGACGGCGGCAGTATCCTGGAGGCCGAGGGGGCGTATTTCTGTTTCAACCGCGTCCCTGGAATCGAGGTTCGGATCCCGTTCCCGTGGGAAGAGGTTGCCGCGGTCTCGGTCGCGCGCTCCCGCGTTTCCCGCTCGCAGCAGGACGTCGTGATCGGGCGTCGCCTGCCGGGGGCGTCGGGGACGGCTCCGCCCTCCGGGGGCGCCCCCAGGCGGTGACCGGAACGCTTGCTGCTGTCCGAGGCGAGGGTGCCATGGTCGAGCGGAGCCGGCCGAAGCTCTCGGTGGTGATCCCGGTCTACAATGAGCGGGAGACGATCGAGGAGCTGCTGCGGCGAGTCCAGGCCGTGGAGATCGAGAAAGAGATCATCGTTGTGGACGATGGCTCTACCGATGGGACCCGAGAATTTCTCCGAGGGCTGGCCCAGGTTGCCTCGGGGGCCCCGGGCGGCGCCGCCTCCCCCCCGGCCGGAGACCCGCTGCGCACCGAGAACATCAGGGCATTCTTCCAGGAGAAGAATCAGGGCAAGGGCGCGGCGCTCCGTCGGGGCATCACGGAGGCGCAGGGCGAGATCATCGTCGTGCAGGACGCGGACCTCGAGTATGATCCCGAGGACTACCACAGGCTGTTGGACCCGATGAAGCGGGGCATGGCCGATGTCGTGTACGGGTCCCGGTTCCTTGGAGGCCCACATCGCGTTTTGTTCTTCTGGCACTACGTGGGGAACAGGATCTTGACGACTCTCTCAAACATGTTCACGGATCTGAACCTCTCCGACGTCTGGACCTGCTACAAGGCGTTCCGGAGGGAAGTGTTGCAACAGATTGACCTCCGGGAAGCTGGGTTCGGGTTCGAGCCGGAAGTCACCGCCAAAGTCGCCAAGGGCCGCTGGCGCGTCTATGAAGTCCCCATCTCCTACTGGGGCCGCACATACGCCGAGGGTAAGAAAATCACCTGGAAGGACGGGATCCGGGCGATCTACTGCATCCTACGCTATAACCTGTCCGGGTGATTCGGCCGGGAGGGGGTCAGCTCCGGCGGCGGAGTCGCCCGCCTCGCGTCACGCCCGCCTCCCGGCGGGTAAGCCTTGGCCCCGTGGGGCGGGACGGGAGCGAAGGGTCAGGCCGGGACCCGTTCGGGCTGTCCTGGGCCGGGCTGGCCTCTAGGTTGCAACAGGCCTGTCCGCGGAGGTCGCCCGGAGGTCGAGTCAGGTGTTGTGGCTCCTCGCTGCGATTGCAGTCGGATTTATCGCGGTCGAGCGCCTGTGGCCGGCTGCGCGTCTCCCCCGTGTCCGCGCGTGGTATCCCCGCGTCATCCTGGTGAATTCCATTCAGGTCGGGATCGTGATCGTTGCGGGGTACACCTGGGACTCCTGGTTTGCCCGGGTGTCGCTGTTCCGGATCCGCGAGTATATGGGCGATATCCCTTCCGCCCTGGTGACGTATCTTTTTTCGACCTTTGTGTACTATTGGTGGCATCGGATCCGGCACGAGTCACGGCTCTTCTGGCTCCTCTGTCATCAGCTCCATCATTCGCCGCAGCGGATAGAGGTTCTCACGGCGTTTTACAAGCATCCGGTCGAAATCGCCCTGAATTCTATTCTCAGCGCCGTCATCGCGTTTCTGATTTTCGGGTGTAGCATTCTGGCGGGCGCGTACTATACGTTCCTCACCGCGATCGCCGAGTACTTTTACCATTGGAACATCAACACGCCCCGATGGCTGGGATACATCGTCCAGAGACCCGATTCGCATCGGGTGCATCATCAGTACCGGCACCACACCCAGAATTACGCCGATTTGCCGATCTGGGACATGCTCTTCGGGACGTTCAAAAACCCCGCTCGGTTCGAGGCGACGTGTGGTTTCGACGCGTGGCGCGAGGATCGGTTCGAGGACATCCTGGCCTTTCGAGATCTCCACGCCCCGGGGGCGGGAGAGAAAGCCCCACTGCATTACCTCCCCACGTGCATCGGGTGCAGCAAGCGGTGGGCGTGCTCGGACTCTCGGGAGCAACGGAGCGGGGCGGGGAGAGTGGGCGAGAGGCGACCGGAGGGGTCAGGGGAGAAACTGGTCCTGTGACCCCGGCGTAGGGATCCGACACTCAGCGTACTTCCCGAACCAGCGGTAGCGATTCCTGGCGACCCAATCGTACACTGCATCCCGAACGATTGCGGGGACGACGCGCAACCAGGATACCACCCGCCAGATCCCGCCCAGCTCATCTAAGGCACAGAGAACAGCCTCCGAGCGCAGGGCCAGCGTTTCGTTCGGAGTATTGTATCCGCGGACGAGGATGATGGTCTTCGAATCAACCTCAATTTCAGGATGTCTTTGAAGTATCGATGCCGCGGTGGCACCCTGGAGCGGCGCGAATCGCAAGAGCGTCAACCGATCCTCCTCTGTGAGAAAACCCACTGTCCGGTCGCACAGGCCGCAGACACCGTCGAACAGCACGAGGAGGCGTGCGCGCTCTCCCCGTCGGGGCGGCAGCCAGGCTGGATCGAAGGTGAAGAGGTGGACCATCAGCATGCCAAAGCTCAGGTCGGCGAAGTCCACGACCAGCAGGATCGAGAGGTGCATCAGCACCATGGAAAGCCAGGCCAGCGACCTAGTGATCCGAGTCATGCTCAGAGGGAGAAACAGAATCTCCAGTGCCAGGACGGCCCACGTTTGCAGCCTGATCGCCCACTCCGGGGACGCGAGGAAGATGTCCCGAAAGACTCCCGGCCGCGCCAGGGGGTTGTTGAGGAGGTGAACCAGGGCTGTTCCGTCAACCCAGCTCGGGCTGGAGAGCTTGATCGTGCCGCTCAAGGTGTACCCGGCCGCCATGAGGAACCAGGCGACGCTGTAGATCGTCGCCGGAAAGGCCCACTTGGAAGGTTCCTTGCGGCGCCCCAGGCTCAAGGGCTCACCATGAGGCAGCAGGACGCTCAGCAGGAGCAGGAGGCCAACGTAGGGGATGGACGGGTTGCTGATCAGGTTGTTCCGGTTGAAGAGGCAGGCCCAGCCGTACCAGAGGAGGAGGGCGGAAGTGCGGCGGTAGAATCCCGCGGTGTAGGCTGCGGCGAGGAAAATCATTGCCGCGAGGAAGGCCGTGACGACAGGCGGGGAGTCCCAGTGCTCGAGGGGATTCGGAAGAATGCCGTATGTGAAATTCAGTTGTGGGCGCGGCAGCGTGCCCTGATGGCTGAACAGCTCCGCGCCGTACGGAATGAGGTTGGCGAGGTGGACGAGGAGGTATGCTCCGAGTCCGATTCGGAAGGCCGCAAACTGGTAAGGGGAGATCGGCTTTACTTTTTGCAGGAAGGCTCGAGTATCCATATGTTGCTTCGGCCGCGCGTCTTGGTCCGGATGGCCACGCTGATGCGGACGGCATCCTCCGGGAGGCCCAGCTCCGTACGAAGAGGTCCCTGGGGCCGGAGTCCGTAGCAGTAGACCGATTGCCAGGTGGCTTGGGGCAACCGGGGTGCGGAAGAGAGGGCAGCCCCGAACACATTCCTGCGATTGTAAGGTCCTTTGAGGCGCTGATAGAGTTCGGGTGTAATTTCCTTCTCGAGGTCCTCACCCGAGGCCGTGTGAATTCGCAACACGAACTGGGAAGCGAAAGTTTCCAGCCCATCCACATCGGAAAATACCTTGGGGAAGGGAGACGCCGCCGTCGCGGCTCCAAGCCCCTGCAATGTTCTGACGCCGATCAAATAGCCGGACATCTGCAGGAGTCCGACCACGCACAGCAGCAGCGCAGCGACGTTCGACCAAAAGACCCACGTCACGGGTCTGCTTTCATTCGAAGTCAGTCCCGTGAATTGTCTCCAGCTCTCGAGCATCAGCGGTTCCCCAGTATTCTTCTCTTGGTTTCGAGTTCCGAGAACAGATCCTATCGGCTTCGCATGAGGGCGACGAGACCGGCCGTCCCGAAGACGGCGTTCGGGAGCCAGGCGGCGAGCCAGGGAGGGAGGACCTCTCCGCGGCCCAGGGAGAGGCTGAAGGAGAAGGCCAGCCAGTACAGAAAGGCGACCAGGATGCAGGCCGCGAGGCTCACCATGAGGCCGCGGCGGCCGACGCGGAGCGCGCCGGCCACGCCGATCAGGCCCATGAGCAGGGGGAGCACGGCGAGTGCGGGCTTGGCGTGCAGGTCCGCCAGAACCCGGCGGACGTTCGCCCCTGAGGCGAGCAATCGTTCAATGTGCCGCCGGAGCTCCTGGAACCCCATCTCGGCCGGGTCCTTCTCGACCTGCCGGAACTCCTCGGGGCCATCCTTGAGCGCGAGCGGGTAGTCGGCGTTCGTCTGGACTCCCACCAGGCGCCCGCCGGCGAAGCGCCGGATGGTCGCCCCCTCCAGAACCCAGCCGACGCCCTCTCCCTCCCAGCGCGCCACGGGTGCGTCCGCCCGCTCGACGAGGGCGAACTCCGGCGCGAGGCGGAGGACCGTCACCTCGCGCAGCACGCCTTCCCGCGCCTGCAGGATCCCGATGTGCAGGAGCGTCTGCTCTCCCGCGCGATACCAGATGTCGTTCTCTCGGGTCCGGCGGTATTTGGAGGCCTTGCCGAGGCGAGTCTCGCTGAGGTCCAGGGCCAGCGCGGTCGTCCGGGGGGCCAGATACTCCGTCACCGCCCAGAGGCCGGCGGAGACGGCCACCCCCAGGAGCAGGAGCGGGACGGCAATGCGGAGGGTGCTCCAGTGGCCCATCCGCATGGCCAGGACCTCGTTGTGCCGGTTGAGCGTCCCCAGGCTCAGCGCGCAGGCGAGGAGAACGGACACCGGGGTGACCTCCGGGAGGATCTTGGGGACGAGCAGGACGTAGTAGAGCGCGACGTCCCCGAGCGCCGCTCCCGCCTGCAGGAAGCGGCCGACGTTCTCGAGGAGATTCACCAGGATGTACACGCTGGTGAGGACGGTGAGCGCGAGGAGGAGGATCTTCAGGCCCTCCCGCAGGAGGTAGCGGTCAAGGGTGCGCATGTCGCGCCCTCCCCCACGGGAGCAGACTGCCGAGGCGCCCCTCCCGCCCGCCGAGCAGGAGCAGGCCGAGACCGAGCCCCCCGATCGCCGCGTTGGGCAGCCAGGCCCCCACGGCTGCCGGGACCCGTCCCTGGGTCGCCAGCCCCTCGCCGGCCACCATGAGGAGGTAGTAGGCGAGGGCGATCAGGACGCTCAGGGCGAGGCTCGCCCCCCTGCCGCTCCGGCGGACCTGGATCCCGAGCGGCGCCCCCACCAGGACGAAGACCAATGCCGCCATCGGGTTCGCCAGCTTCTGGTGGATCTGGAAGGCGAACGCCGGGGCGGCGCGCCCGCTCCCCTCGGCCCTCCGGATGGCCTCGGTGAGTTCCGCGAGAGTCATCTCGCGCGGCGAGCGCTCCCGGTCCGGCCCGCCTCCCGGCGCGCCGAGATCCAGCCGCATGTCGTAGCGCCGGAAGGTGACCAGGCGGTACCGGTCCGGGTCGGCCGCCGGCCTGCTGTGGAGCGCCCCCTCCTCGAGGGTGAGCGTCACAGCCCCGGTCGCCTCCTCCCCCAGGAGGCGGCCGCGGGCCGCGAGGACTTCTCGGGGCTGACGGGGATCCCGGGCGTCGGCCACGAAGATCCCCTTGAGCTCTCCCGTCTCGTCGTCCACCTCCTGCACGTACAGGATCAGGCCGTTCATTTCAGCGCTGAAGAGGCCTTCGGTCAGGGCCAGCGTGGCCTTGGTCCGGGAGAGCCGGAAGAGGAGATCCCGGAACCCGTGGTTGCCCCAGGGGAGCGCCACGAGCGACAGGTAGGCGCCCACGGCGGCGGCGAGGCCCCCGAGGAGCAGCGCGGGCACGATGAGCCGGTAGAGGGACCACCCGGCCGCCCGGAGGGCCAGCACCTCGTTGTCGGCCGCGAGGCGACCGTAGCCGCTGAGGGCGGCCAGGAGTACCGCCATGGGGACCGTGATGACCAGGAAGGAGGGGAGGAGGTAGAGGAAGAGGGTGAGGACCGTCCCAGCCGGGACGCCCCGCGTCACGATGAGCTCCATGAGCTTCAGGAGTCGGCCGGCGAAGAGGACCAGGGTGAAGAGGAGCAGGCCCAGGCCGAGCGAGGAGAGCATCTCCCGCAGAATGTAGCGGTCCACGAGGCGCATCGGCTCCTCCGACTCGCCATCCTACCCGAGCCTATCCGAAAATTCACGGGAAAAACTCCCTATTGCCACTGGTGGAGAAGGCTGCTATAGGTCTGCGCCGGTGGCACGGGGAATGGCGCCAGTCGGGAGCCTCTCATGCGGAAGGTACTTCTCTGTGTGCTCGGTTGTCTGGCAGTTCTGCTCACGATGTGTCCTCGGGTGGCGGCGATTGAGCTCGAACCCGTTCTGACGGGTCTTTCCAGCCCACTCTACCTGACCAGCGCGCGGGACGGGACGAACAGGCTGTTCATCGTCGAACAGCCGGGTCGCATTAAAGTGCTCCAGCCTGGAGCGACGACGCCGACGATCTTTCTTGACATCATGTCGACAGTATTGTCAGGTGGCGAGCAGGGTCTCCTCGGGCTGGCCTTTCATCCGCAGTATGCAATCAACCGCCGCTTCTTCGTGAACTATACGCGCCAGACTGACGGCGCAACCGTCGTCGCCGAATACCGGGCGTCCGTTTCCGACCCCAACGTGGCCGAGACGGCCGAGATCCAATTTCTCGTCGTTCATCAGCCCTTCGCGAATCACAACGGCGGGATGATCGAGTTCGGCCCCGACGGGTTCCTCTACATCGCTCTGGGAGACGGTGGGTCTGGGAACGACCCGGGCAACCGTGCCCAGAACATCAACGAACTCCTGGGCAAGATGCTGCGGATAGACGTGGACCTTCCGAGTGGGTCGCTGCCCTACTCCTCGCCCGCGGACAACCCTTTTTTCGGCCCAACTGCCGGAGGCGCCGAGATCTATGCCTTGGGGTTTCGAAACCCCTTTCGGTTCTCGTTCGATCGCGGTGGCACGCGTCAGCTCTTTGCCGGCGACGTGGGACAAGGCGCGCGGGAAGAGATCGATATTGTCACGCTCGGCGCCAATTATGGCTGGCGTGTATTCGAAGGCACCCTCTGTACGGGCCTCGACTCTGCCTCCTGCAGCTCACCCGGCTTTACCGCTCCCATCCACGAGTACAGCCATGCTGCGGGGCGCTGTTCAATCATCGGCGGGTACGTCTACCGTGGGACGCAGTCGAGCCTGCCCGTCGGGGCCTATGTCTACGGCGACTTCTGCACAGGTGAAATCTTTCAGCTCTTTCCGGCGGCGAGCGGAGGCACGGCAACCTTACTGCTCGACACCAGCCTGAATTTCTTTCTTTCTTCCTTCGGCGAAGATGAGGCAGGAGAGATTTATGTTGTCGGACTGGGGGGAACCGTCCACCGGATCACCGGTGGAGTCTCATCTCCAGGCGGCGGTGGGAGCCAGGGATGCTTCATCGCCACGGCCGCGTTCGGCTCCCCGCTGGCGCGCGAAGTCCAGATCCTGCGC
This genomic interval carries:
- a CDS encoding adenosylhomocysteinase; the encoded protein is NAGKLEKKVYRVPREIDEEIARLKLRAMGVKIDRLTPEQKKYLASWETGT
- a CDS encoding glycosyltransferase family 39 protein, translating into MAAARQTPRWLEPEVWLLVLLVGLIYFSRLTTLTLRGEEPRRAMVSYQMLEDGDWVVPKMQGEPWLSRPPLHNWVIALVAMATGDVDPIAIRFPSVLATLLTTLLVYGYARWFLPPLGAFAAGASFATMGHVLELGRLGETEALFTLLLGGALLLWHAGYERGWPAAWTWVVGYGLAALATLAKAPQVPVYFAGSVGLFLILRREWRRLFTGAHLAGLLAFAVIFGAWQIPLYLRLGWQGVREIWFWEVGLRFIGHTVATVAMHLVSYPFEFFIALLPWSLLLSCFMFRGFRDRLEDARSPVAFLTISVLIAIPTVWLAPGARGRYLMPVYPGLAFLIGLVVQRSSESPGGTPWRRVWEWYLRSMAGVMVAAGLAVLSLSLLANPDEVAWAQPPLFALAYALVGVAAAPVLFRVSRRGGAPVGARVAILLVAGFMGLTFTGVLINKHLNTSVDTASAVARLKQELPHGHRLVSVTPVHPLFVYYYRDPIALVAWPDGGSILEAEGAYFCFNRVPGIEVRIPFPWEEVAAVSVARSRVSRSQQDVVIGRRLPGASGTAPPSGGAPRR
- a CDS encoding glycosyltransferase family 2 protein, with amino-acid sequence MVERSRPKLSVVIPVYNERETIEELLRRVQAVEIEKEIIVVDDGSTDGTREFLRGLAQVASGAPGGAASPPAGDPLRTENIRAFFQEKNQGKGAALRRGITEAQGEIIVVQDADLEYDPEDYHRLLDPMKRGMADVVYGSRFLGGPHRVLFFWHYVGNRILTTLSNMFTDLNLSDVWTCYKAFRREVLQQIDLREAGFGFEPEVTAKVAKGRWRVYEVPISYWGRTYAEGKKITWKDGIRAIYCILRYNLSG
- a CDS encoding sterol desaturase family protein; translation: MLWLLAAIAVGFIAVERLWPAARLPRVRAWYPRVILVNSIQVGIVIVAGYTWDSWFARVSLFRIREYMGDIPSALVTYLFSTFVYYWWHRIRHESRLFWLLCHQLHHSPQRIEVLTAFYKHPVEIALNSILSAVIAFLIFGCSILAGAYYTFLTAIAEYFYHWNINTPRWLGYIVQRPDSHRVHHQYRHHTQNYADLPIWDMLFGTFKNPARFEATCGFDAWREDRFEDILAFRDLHAPGAGEKAPLHYLPTCIGCSKRWACSDSREQRSGAGRVGERRPEGSGEKLVL
- a CDS encoding DCC1-like thiol-disulfide oxidoreductase family protein, with amino-acid sequence MDTRAFLQKVKPISPYQFAAFRIGLGAYLLVHLANLIPYGAELFSHQGTLPRPQLNFTYGILPNPLEHWDSPPVVTAFLAAMIFLAAAYTAGFYRRTSALLLWYGWACLFNRNNLISNPSIPYVGLLLLLSVLLPHGEPLSLGRRKEPSKWAFPATIYSVAWFLMAAGYTLSGTIKLSSPSWVDGTALVHLLNNPLARPGVFRDIFLASPEWAIRLQTWAVLALEILFLPLSMTRITRSLAWLSMVLMHLSILLVVDFADLSFGMLMVHLFTFDPAWLPPRRGERARLLVLFDGVCGLCDRTVGFLTEEDRLTLLRFAPLQGATAASILQRHPEIEVDSKTIILVRGYNTPNETLALRSEAVLCALDELGGIWRVVSWLRVVPAIVRDAVYDWVARNRYRWFGKYAECRIPTPGSQDQFLP
- a CDS encoding LptF/LptG family permease, whose product is MRTLDRYLLREGLKILLLALTVLTSVYILVNLLENVGRFLQAGAALGDVALYYVLLVPKILPEVTPVSVLLACALSLGTLNRHNEVLAMRMGHWSTLRIAVPLLLLGVAVSAGLWAVTEYLAPRTTALALDLSETRLGKASKYRRTRENDIWYRAGEQTLLHIGILQAREGVLREVTVLRLAPEFALVERADAPVARWEGEGVGWVLEGATIRRFAGGRLVGVQTNADYPLALKDGPEEFRQVEKDPAEMGFQELRRHIERLLASGANVRRVLADLHAKPALAVLPLLMGLIGVAGALRVGRRGLMVSLAACILVAFLYWLAFSFSLSLGRGEVLPPWLAAWLPNAVFGTAGLVALMRSR
- the lptF gene encoding LPS export ABC transporter permease LptF, with translation MRLVDRYILREMLSSLGLGLLLFTLVLFAGRLLKLMELIVTRGVPAGTVLTLFLYLLPSFLVITVPMAVLLAALSGYGRLAADNEVLALRAAGWSLYRLIVPALLLGGLAAAVGAYLSLVALPWGNHGFRDLLFRLSRTKATLALTEGLFSAEMNGLILYVQEVDDETGELKGIFVADARDPRQPREVLAARGRLLGEEATGAVTLTLEEGALHSRPAADPDRYRLVTFRRYDMRLDLGAPGGGPDRERSPREMTLAELTEAIRRAEGSGRAAPAFAFQIHQKLANPMAALVFVLVGAPLGIQVRRSGRGASLALSVLIALAYYLLMVAGEGLATQGRVPAAVGAWLPNAAIGGLGLGLLLLGGREGRLGSLLPWGRARHAHP
- a CDS encoding PQQ-dependent sugar dehydrogenase, which codes for MAAIELEPVLTGLSSPLYLTSARDGTNRLFIVEQPGRIKVLQPGATTPTIFLDIMSTVLSGGEQGLLGLAFHPQYAINRRFFVNYTRQTDGATVVAEYRASVSDPNVAETAEIQFLVVHQPFANHNGGMIEFGPDGFLYIALGDGGSGNDPGNRAQNINELLGKMLRIDVDLPSGSLPYSSPADNPFFGPTAGGAEIYALGFRNPFRFSFDRGGTRQLFAGDVGQGAREEIDIVTLGANYGWRVFEGTLCTGLDSASCSSPGFTAPIHEYSHAAGRCSIIGGYVYRGTQSSLPVGAYVYGDFCTGEIFQLFPAASGGTATLLLDTSLNFFLSSFGEDEAGEIYVVGLGGTVHRITGGVSSPGGGGSQGCFIATAAFGSPLAREVQILRQFRDRFLLTNGLGRFLVAAYYRLSPPLAGVIAAQAELRVAARGALRPVVWWARLALASPVLGLVLAGGGLVAVGGFAFTWLGGHRGILSVRDREG